The Haloarchaeobius sp. HME9146 genome includes a region encoding these proteins:
- a CDS encoding RNA ligase partner protein, with product MSPHPLKQRFVVDTSTFLTQEIRRDGEDLEDTLVRVLTLISRAKLELNISCYMPPSTYQELVTMLENRDTSDDVLASLNTWIIKKAPARLEVMIPADLVYGFIGEMTDRVNRGLRVSEKAVRKAEETRVDRGDDADDTMTEIDYVISDLRDEYRKTLRQGVLDSREDLDLLVLARELDAGVVTEDQGIINWADDFGLRYLQGRDFPRLLEDYLDAVDGMD from the coding sequence ATGTCTCCACACCCCCTCAAGCAGCGGTTCGTCGTGGACACCTCGACCTTTCTCACCCAGGAGATACGCCGCGACGGCGAGGACCTCGAGGATACTCTCGTGCGGGTGTTGACGCTCATCTCGCGGGCGAAGCTCGAACTCAACATCTCGTGTTACATGCCACCATCGACCTACCAGGAGCTGGTGACCATGCTGGAGAACCGGGACACCTCCGACGACGTGCTGGCCAGTCTGAACACGTGGATAATCAAGAAAGCGCCCGCCAGACTGGAGGTCATGATCCCCGCCGACCTGGTGTATGGCTTCATCGGCGAGATGACCGACCGGGTGAACCGCGGCCTCCGGGTGTCGGAGAAGGCGGTCCGGAAGGCCGAGGAGACGCGCGTCGACCGTGGAGACGACGCCGACGACACGATGACCGAGATAGACTACGTCATCTCGGACCTGCGCGACGAGTACCGGAAGACGCTCCGGCAAGGGGTGCTGGATTCGCGCGAGGACCTCGATCTGCTGGTGCTGGCCCGGGAACTCGACGCCGGCGTGGTCACGGAGGACCAGGGCATCATCAACTGGGCCGACGACTTCGGGTTGCGGTACCTGCAGGGCCGGGACTTCCCCCGGCTGCTGGAAGACTATCTCGACGCCGTGGACGGGATGGACTGA
- a CDS encoding amidohydrolase family protein, with amino-acid sequence MSNPASHEGGPNRTNGAPTGLGSWTRRTVLAGLGATGLAAGFGRARAASHDDTATTQTYDLIITGGRVLDPESMLDAVRNVGVKDGRITAITKADIEGDRTIDATGLVVAPGFIDTHFHAVDPFATKLALRDGVTTGMDLELGILHTSDWYDEKATTGWQVNYGATAGLSLCRMTVHDPEVTIDEPLDFSKHQEYVNKAAADGVAGWSTTRSDIDQMNQVMRQLDEELRQGALGVGILAAYMARGLTSYELFEAQRTAARYGRLASVHTRFHGQGLTPTEATLGTNEVLMNATLLDAPLIVAHDNDYGWWETEEKLQLARAKGYNVWGEYYPYIAGSTFVSAEFLRPEIFEDKLGFTYEESIYDPQTDRFLDREGYQALVENDPGQVIVLFNPQRKKWLPYWLRIPQMTVGSDAMLGVGTDGNLLSWDADYTEYAGHPRTAGSMAKTLRLAREMEVPLLFTLSQLSYWSAKHLGDAGLEAMQERGRVQVGKIADLTLFDPETVTDNATYKAGENGVPSTGIPYVIVDGTVVVDDSEVLDVKPGQPIRYPVETAPRFESLSERKWIQSHTIMAKSIPHFDDTGAGSVLEDTDSHTTADPSDEETDRDQ; translated from the coding sequence ATGTCGAATCCAGCTTCTCACGAGGGGGGACCGAACCGGACCAACGGTGCGCCGACAGGGCTCGGGTCGTGGACTCGCCGAACCGTCCTGGCCGGCCTCGGCGCGACCGGCCTCGCCGCCGGGTTCGGTCGCGCCCGGGCCGCCTCGCACGACGACACCGCGACTACACAGACGTATGACCTCATCATCACGGGCGGGCGTGTCCTCGACCCGGAGTCGATGCTCGACGCGGTTCGCAACGTCGGTGTGAAAGACGGTCGCATCACCGCCATCACCAAGGCGGACATCGAGGGGGACCGTACCATCGACGCGACCGGTCTCGTGGTCGCACCGGGGTTCATCGATACGCACTTCCACGCGGTCGACCCGTTCGCGACCAAACTGGCACTCCGTGACGGGGTCACCACGGGAATGGACCTCGAACTCGGTATCCTCCATACCAGCGACTGGTACGACGAGAAAGCGACGACCGGCTGGCAGGTTAATTACGGCGCAACCGCTGGCCTGAGTCTCTGCCGGATGACCGTCCACGACCCAGAGGTGACGATAGACGAGCCGCTGGACTTCTCCAAACATCAGGAGTACGTCAACAAGGCTGCTGCAGATGGTGTGGCGGGCTGGTCGACGACCCGGAGCGACATCGACCAGATGAACCAGGTCATGCGGCAGCTGGACGAGGAACTTCGCCAGGGGGCGCTCGGTGTCGGCATTCTCGCCGCCTACATGGCTCGCGGACTGACGAGTTACGAGCTGTTCGAGGCCCAGCGAACTGCTGCCCGCTACGGCCGGCTCGCGTCCGTCCACACCCGCTTCCACGGGCAGGGGTTGACACCGACCGAGGCGACTCTCGGGACAAACGAGGTCCTGATGAACGCCACCCTGCTCGATGCCCCGCTCATCGTGGCCCACGACAACGATTACGGGTGGTGGGAGACCGAAGAGAAGTTGCAACTGGCCCGTGCGAAAGGCTACAACGTGTGGGGAGAGTACTACCCGTACATCGCTGGTTCGACGTTCGTTAGCGCCGAATTCCTCCGTCCAGAGATATTCGAGGACAAGCTCGGGTTCACGTACGAAGAATCCATCTATGACCCCCAGACTGACAGGTTCCTCGACAGGGAGGGCTACCAGGCGCTCGTCGAGAACGACCCCGGACAGGTCATCGTCTTGTTCAACCCACAGCGAAAGAAGTGGCTTCCGTACTGGCTGCGGATTCCACAGATGACCGTCGGCTCGGACGCGATGTTAGGGGTCGGTACGGATGGAAATCTGCTCTCGTGGGATGCTGACTACACCGAGTACGCAGGTCATCCCCGCACTGCAGGCTCGATGGCGAAGACGCTCCGGCTCGCCCGCGAAATGGAGGTGCCATTGCTGTTCACGCTCTCCCAGTTGAGTTACTGGTCGGCGAAACACCTCGGGGATGCCGGCCTGGAAGCGATGCAAGAACGGGGCCGCGTTCAGGTCGGAAAAATCGCGGACCTGACGCTGTTCGACCCGGAGACGGTGACCGACAACGCGACGTACAAGGCCGGTGAGAACGGTGTTCCGTCGACGGGTATCCCCTACGTCATCGTCGACGGGACCGTGGTCGTCGACGACTCCGAAGTCCTCGACGTGAAACCCGGTCAGCCGATCCGGTACCCGGTCGAGACCGCACCCCGCTTCGAGTCCCTGAGCGAGCGCAAGTGGATCCAGTCGCACACCATCATGGCGAAATCGATCCCGCACTTCGACGACACGGGCGCGGGAAGCGTGCTCGAGGACACTGACAGCCACACCACCGCAGACCCGTCCGACGAGGAGACAGATCGAGACCAGTAG
- a CDS encoding RNA ligase — translation MEYVAELGISREDFEAVADRFTQRTFRCRGYHHLRQRTNVFPTGTAIVDGAVVRGFPSIPRTLQLAEGVHKHFDGRFVAEEKLNGYNVRVVRLPDGEILGFTRSGVVCPFTTSVVRRDLSLDDFFDANPETMLCGEMVGPENPYTTCAYPEVDSIGFFAFDVRDRATGAPFPVDARNQCCDRFDIPQVPSFGRFDPDDVSDLRTVIADLDAEGREGVVMKSSDGERLLKYTTSAANQGNLSYGFQYPFDYGKEYVFPRVLREAFMAVEQDDDEKTRGEREHAVGEAILGPFIEAIRAVEAGEVLAETHVVRGDPIVLDELLEHLRNLGLTVTIESDRTRDGERLLAFSKQYRSSTDSILAYLDGQPFGE, via the coding sequence ATGGAGTACGTCGCCGAACTCGGAATCTCTCGGGAGGACTTCGAGGCGGTCGCCGACCGGTTCACCCAGCGCACGTTCCGCTGTCGGGGATACCACCACCTGCGCCAGCGGACGAACGTGTTCCCGACCGGGACCGCCATCGTCGACGGGGCCGTCGTCCGCGGGTTCCCGAGCATTCCGCGGACCCTCCAGCTCGCCGAAGGGGTACACAAACACTTCGACGGCCGGTTCGTCGCCGAGGAGAAGCTGAACGGCTACAACGTCCGGGTGGTTCGACTGCCCGACGGCGAGATTCTCGGGTTCACCCGGAGTGGGGTCGTCTGCCCGTTCACGACCTCGGTCGTGCGCCGAGACCTCTCGCTCGATGATTTCTTCGACGCGAACCCGGAGACGATGCTCTGTGGCGAGATGGTCGGCCCGGAGAACCCCTACACGACGTGTGCCTACCCCGAGGTCGACTCTATCGGCTTCTTCGCGTTCGACGTGCGCGACCGGGCGACGGGCGCTCCGTTCCCCGTCGATGCCCGCAACCAGTGCTGTGACCGGTTCGACATCCCGCAGGTTCCGTCGTTCGGCCGGTTCGACCCCGACGACGTCTCCGACCTGCGGACCGTCATCGCGGACCTCGACGCGGAGGGACGCGAGGGTGTCGTCATGAAGTCGAGTGACGGCGAGCGACTGCTGAAGTACACCACCTCGGCGGCCAACCAGGGCAACCTCAGCTACGGCTTCCAGTACCCCTTCGACTACGGGAAGGAGTACGTTTTCCCCCGGGTGTTGCGCGAGGCCTTCATGGCGGTCGAGCAGGACGATGACGAAAAGACGCGCGGCGAGCGCGAGCACGCCGTCGGTGAAGCGATTCTGGGACCATTCATCGAGGCCATCCGGGCGGTCGAAGCCGGCGAGGTGCTCGCGGAAACCCACGTCGTCCGGGGCGACCCGATCGTCCTCGACGAACTGCTCGAACACCTCAGGAACCTCGGGCTCACCGTCACCATCGAGTCGGACCGGACCCGCGATGGGGAGCGACTCCTGGCGTTCTCGAAGCAGTACCGGTCGAGCACGGACTCGATTCTGGCGTACCTCGACGGGCAACCCTTCGGGGAGTGA
- a CDS encoding DoxX family membrane protein has protein sequence MNDALDRLLARLKRPLLYVMGVLYVFAGVMHFVVPDVYAQIVPPVLPAPLALVYLSGLAEIALGVGVMIPRTRRMAAWGLVALLVAIFPANIYMATSDVVLVGAPAAIRDPSTFGRWARLPFQAVLILWAWWYTRPMPDSRD, from the coding sequence ATGAACGACGCACTCGACCGTCTTCTCGCTCGCCTCAAGCGACCGCTGCTGTACGTCATGGGGGTCCTGTACGTCTTCGCGGGCGTGATGCACTTCGTCGTCCCGGATGTGTACGCCCAGATAGTGCCCCCGGTGCTCCCCGCCCCGCTGGCACTCGTCTACCTCTCGGGACTGGCCGAAATCGCACTCGGTGTCGGCGTCATGATTCCCAGAACGCGCCGGATGGCCGCCTGGGGGCTGGTGGCGCTGCTGGTCGCCATCTTCCCGGCGAACATCTACATGGCGACCAGCGACGTGGTCCTCGTGGGCGCACCAGCGGCGATCAGGGACCCGTCTACGTTTGGCCGGTGGGCGCGGCTTCCGTTCCAGGCGGTGCTCATCCTGTGGGCCTGGTGGTACACGCGCCCGATGCCCGACAGCCGTGACTGA
- a CDS encoding CapA family protein produces MNGEGPDGQRLAFAGDTMLGRLVDEHQWTRDATAVWGDMLPTLQACDGVFLNLECCLSTGGEPWTETYHPFHFRANPEWAAPALRHAGVDWVSLANNHVLDYGVDGLYDTLDTLTSIGVACSGAGRTVDSARTPAVVTAGDCTVALLAFTDNTPEFAASQANPGTAYIEIDDGPEVPSETMEVVSEALHAARRADPDLLVVSLHWGPNMRTAPPRQFQHFAHWLVDEGVDLVFGHSAHVFHGVERYRDGLILYDTGDFVDDYAVDPGLHNDRGFLFVVEVDDGEITGLRLVPTQIGEFAVNHAPTRVANWSRDRMQTLSSRFGTDFRRDGEDLVLDLSVEADAGKKLAGD; encoded by the coding sequence GTGAACGGTGAGGGACCGGACGGACAGCGCCTCGCCTTCGCCGGCGACACGATGCTCGGTCGACTCGTAGACGAACACCAGTGGACACGCGACGCGACGGCGGTCTGGGGCGACATGCTCCCCACGCTCCAGGCGTGCGATGGCGTCTTCCTCAACCTCGAATGTTGTCTCTCGACGGGCGGCGAGCCCTGGACCGAGACCTACCACCCGTTCCACTTCCGGGCGAACCCGGAGTGGGCTGCCCCGGCCCTCCGGCACGCCGGGGTGGACTGGGTATCCCTCGCCAACAACCACGTCCTCGACTACGGAGTCGATGGCCTCTACGACACGCTGGACACGCTCACGTCCATCGGCGTCGCCTGCTCGGGCGCAGGTCGAACCGTCGATTCGGCCCGGACACCGGCGGTCGTCACCGCCGGCGATTGTACCGTCGCCCTCCTCGCGTTCACCGACAACACGCCCGAGTTCGCCGCCAGCCAGGCCAACCCCGGCACCGCCTACATCGAGATAGACGACGGTCCGGAGGTCCCGTCTGAGACCATGGAAGTGGTGAGCGAGGCGCTGCACGCGGCCCGGCGTGCCGACCCGGACCTGCTCGTCGTCTCGCTCCACTGGGGGCCGAACATGCGGACCGCCCCGCCTCGACAGTTCCAGCACTTCGCGCACTGGCTGGTCGACGAGGGCGTCGACCTCGTCTTCGGCCACAGCGCCCACGTCTTCCACGGCGTCGAGCGCTACCGGGACGGTCTCATCCTGTACGACACCGGTGACTTCGTCGACGACTACGCGGTCGACCCAGGGCTGCACAACGACCGGGGGTTCCTGTTCGTGGTCGAGGTCGACGACGGCGAAATCACCGGCTTACGGCTGGTGCCGACCCAGATCGGCGAGTTCGCGGTCAATCACGCGCCCACCCGGGTCGCGAACTGGAGTCGCGACCGGATGCAGACGCTGTCGAGCCGCTTCGGGACGGACTTCCGGCGCGACGGGGAAGACCTCGTCCTCGACCTCTCGGTGGAGGCCGATGCGGGGAAGAAGCTGGCTGGCGACTGA
- a CDS encoding DUF5802 family protein: MFEQLSSGFVVGRLSVLPTVGSRPTLGEPEFAAAADSTGDMGASYLVAHLPGCYLRVWADTATPAETLAVPAESVDEWGLTEGPIPVLFARAGTARRLDRWLG; this comes from the coding sequence ATGTTCGAACAATTAAGTTCTGGTTTCGTCGTCGGTCGTCTGTCGGTCCTGCCGACGGTCGGGTCACGGCCCACACTCGGGGAGCCCGAGTTCGCGGCTGCGGCCGATAGCACCGGCGACATGGGGGCATCGTACCTGGTTGCACACCTGCCGGGGTGTTACCTCCGGGTCTGGGCAGACACGGCCACACCGGCCGAGACACTGGCCGTTCCGGCCGAGTCGGTCGACGAGTGGGGCCTGACCGAGGGGCCGATACCGGTCCTGTTCGCCCGGGCCGGGACGGCACGACGCCTCGACAGGTGGTTGGGGTGA
- a CDS encoding MBL fold metallo-hydrolase, whose amino-acid sequence MTGVHPVAPETYAVDAQMLGMPGSMSVYVIDAAEPVILDSGPATGAEHVLDGLEECGVDPNEVAYLVQTHVHLDHAGAAGTLADACPDAEVVVHERGVEYLTDAEKLSRLYESAREAVGDDIASGYGEPSRVPRDRCRVVSGGESLDLGDRQLDLVHAPGHAPHQICALDSRTATLFSADAAGMFLFDQLLPTTPAPDFDLQQSLDTIERLRALDPETICYGHFGAREDSGAALEAYADLLPRWVAAVEAAVASTGSDDVDAVVDELSADWPSPTIERDVVGVLATDR is encoded by the coding sequence ATGACAGGGGTCCATCCGGTCGCACCGGAGACGTACGCGGTCGACGCGCAGATGCTCGGGATGCCGGGGTCGATGTCGGTCTACGTCATCGATGCGGCGGAGCCAGTGATACTCGACTCCGGGCCTGCCACGGGCGCAGAACACGTCCTCGACGGGCTCGAGGAGTGCGGTGTCGACCCGAATGAGGTCGCCTACCTCGTCCAGACACACGTCCATCTCGACCACGCGGGTGCTGCCGGGACGCTCGCAGACGCCTGCCCCGACGCCGAGGTCGTGGTTCACGAACGCGGTGTGGAGTACCTCACCGACGCCGAGAAGCTCTCGCGGCTGTACGAGAGTGCCCGGGAGGCGGTCGGAGACGACATCGCGTCCGGGTACGGCGAGCCGAGTCGTGTCCCGCGAGACCGCTGTCGCGTCGTCTCGGGCGGGGAATCGCTGGACCTTGGCGACCGCCAGCTGGATCTCGTCCACGCACCGGGCCACGCCCCACACCAGATTTGCGCCCTCGATTCACGGACGGCGACGCTGTTCTCGGCGGATGCCGCAGGGATGTTCCTGTTCGACCAGCTCCTGCCGACCACACCGGCACCCGATTTCGACCTCCAGCAGAGCCTCGACACCATCGAGCGCCTCCGGGCACTCGACCCGGAGACCATCTGTTACGGGCACTTCGGGGCCCGTGAGGACTCCGGAGCGGCCCTCGAGGCGTACGCCGACCTGTTGCCGAGATGGGTCGCGGCTGTCGAGGCTGCCGTGGCGTCGACCGGCAGCGACGACGTGGACGCGGTGGTCGACGAACTGTCGGCCGACTGGCCGAGTCCGACTATCGAGCGGGACGTGGTCGGGGTCCTGGCGACCGACCGGTAG
- a CDS encoding bifunctional oligoribonuclease/PAP phosphatase NrnA → MGETFGSPSALVQFLPPDGPTLVVCHRHADLDAIGSALALAEFLPDVTVCAPGGIGMQAKPLARGTVERADPAEFALTIVVDAAESRRVEPIDLDRAGTLIVIDHHEPGDLLDRADAALVVPEAGATAELVYKLAGEAGWDVSETAAYYLLAGIMGDTKRLAFAEPATFDVVVDLLPLAGDRAHELPAVLGPTWREGERVACLRAMQRLDLFRSDDLVAAVTHVGSYASTAASAIVDAGADLAVVLSGRDFGTRVAVRTNGSVHVDTVLDPLLAVFDGSGGGHDDAGVANLHAERDVIRTRLDEVLRASLGFEPY, encoded by the coding sequence ATGGGGGAGACGTTCGGCTCGCCTTCGGCACTGGTCCAGTTCCTGCCACCGGATGGCCCGACGCTCGTCGTCTGTCACCGACACGCAGACCTGGACGCGATCGGGTCCGCTCTGGCGCTCGCCGAGTTCCTCCCCGACGTGACCGTCTGCGCCCCGGGTGGCATCGGTATGCAGGCGAAGCCGCTCGCCCGGGGGACGGTCGAACGGGCCGACCCGGCTGAATTCGCGCTCACCATCGTCGTCGACGCGGCCGAATCTCGACGAGTGGAACCCATCGACCTCGACCGGGCGGGCACCCTCATCGTCATCGACCATCACGAACCCGGCGACCTGCTCGACCGTGCCGACGCGGCGCTGGTGGTCCCCGAGGCGGGAGCGACCGCGGAACTGGTCTACAAACTCGCCGGGGAGGCCGGCTGGGACGTCTCAGAGACCGCCGCGTACTACCTGCTCGCGGGTATCATGGGCGACACCAAGCGGCTCGCGTTCGCCGAACCGGCGACGTTCGACGTGGTGGTCGACCTCCTGCCACTGGCCGGCGACCGGGCCCACGAGTTGCCGGCGGTTCTGGGCCCGACCTGGCGCGAAGGCGAGCGTGTCGCCTGCCTCAGGGCGATGCAGCGACTCGACCTCTTTCGCAGTGACGACCTCGTCGCCGCCGTGACACACGTCGGGAGCTACGCCAGCACCGCCGCCTCGGCCATCGTCGACGCCGGTGCCGACCTCGCTGTGGTCCTCTCGGGCCGCGACTTCGGCACTCGCGTCGCCGTCAGGACGAACGGGTCGGTCCACGTCGATACGGTGCTCGACCCGCTGCTCGCCGTCTTCGACGGGTCGGGCGGCGGCCACGACGACGCTGGTGTCGCGAATCTCCATGCAGAACGCGACGTGATTCGTACCAGACTCGACGAGGTGCTCCGGGCGAGTCTCGGGTTCGAGCCGTACTGA
- a CDS encoding universal stress protein, translated as MADTILVPYDESPQSVDALRHALEKHPDDDLVLVHVIDLMDAGFSTPIDGTLPGFWEEWYEGQQQASERLFEDAQAIADEFDVTLSSETVVGRPSRTINDYAEEHDVDHIIMGSHGRTGVSRVLLGSVAEAVVRRAPCPVTIVR; from the coding sequence ATGGCAGACACCATACTGGTTCCCTACGACGAGTCTCCGCAGTCCGTGGATGCCCTTCGTCACGCACTGGAGAAACACCCCGACGATGACCTCGTGCTCGTGCACGTCATCGACCTGATGGATGCCGGGTTCAGCACCCCCATCGACGGCACGCTCCCCGGCTTCTGGGAGGAGTGGTACGAGGGCCAACAACAGGCAAGTGAGCGACTGTTCGAGGACGCACAGGCCATCGCCGACGAGTTCGACGTTACCCTGTCGTCCGAGACGGTCGTCGGCCGCCCCTCGCGGACCATCAACGACTACGCAGAGGAACACGACGTGGACCACATCATCATGGGGAGCCACGGGCGAACCGGCGTCAGTCGGGTCCTCCTCGGGAGCGTGGCCGAGGCTGTCGTGCGACGAGCACCCTGCCCCGTCACCATCGTCCGCTGA
- a CDS encoding pyridoxamine 5'-phosphate oxidase family protein, protein MFAIRGDWDHEAAAEFLTETTVPVRLSCHTPGGNLWMLSLWYEYDPATGAFRCATAASAEVVRYLEADDTVAFEISTNDVPYRGVRGQGTASIAPDENKEVLRRLLTRYLGGTDSGLAKSLLSPDREEVCITISIDRAYTWDFSDRMGDGSK, encoded by the coding sequence ATGTTCGCGATTCGCGGCGACTGGGACCACGAGGCGGCTGCCGAGTTCCTCACGGAGACGACGGTCCCGGTTCGCCTATCCTGTCACACGCCGGGTGGCAACCTCTGGATGCTCTCGCTGTGGTACGAGTACGACCCCGCGACGGGTGCGTTCCGCTGTGCGACGGCAGCCTCGGCCGAGGTGGTCCGGTACCTCGAAGCCGACGACACGGTCGCGTTCGAGATATCGACCAACGACGTGCCGTACCGTGGTGTCCGCGGCCAGGGAACCGCCAGTATCGCTCCGGACGAGAACAAGGAGGTGCTTCGGCGCTTGCTGACGCGCTACCTCGGGGGAACCGACTCCGGACTCGCGAAGTCGCTCCTCTCGCCCGACCGCGAGGAGGTCTGCATCACCATCTCCATCGACCGCGCCTACACCTGGGACTTCAGCGACCGGATGGGCGACGGGTCGAAGTAA
- a CDS encoding universal stress protein, with translation MTEVLVAVDGSDYAHQAAEHAIEVAGERGATLHCLCVVDERKYGEPALSSDEASMVLAEDHGHKCATEVKEIADSKGIPVVIDIRHGVPDEVILDYARDIGAEVIILGKHGDHGEHIGGVRHHVEQRSDIDLIVV, from the coding sequence ATGACTGAAGTACTCGTCGCGGTCGACGGAAGCGACTACGCACACCAGGCGGCCGAACACGCCATCGAGGTCGCCGGCGAGCGCGGCGCGACGCTACACTGCCTCTGTGTCGTCGACGAGCGAAAGTACGGTGAGCCGGCGCTCAGTTCCGACGAGGCCTCGATGGTCCTCGCCGAAGACCACGGGCACAAGTGCGCAACCGAAGTCAAGGAGATCGCCGACTCGAAGGGTATCCCCGTCGTCATCGACATCAGACACGGGGTTCCCGATGAGGTCATCCTCGACTACGCGCGGGACATCGGGGCCGAAGTTATCATCCTCGGCAAACACGGCGACCACGGCGAGCACATCGGTGGAGTCCGCCACCACGTCGAACAGCGGTCGGACATCGACCTGATCGTCGTCTAA
- a CDS encoding DUF58 domain-containing protein, with protein sequence MTIEDTGRWNVGLTAALVTGALGLFTKNTTLFLAAAIGLSYAAYGYATRPPSLDVGLERSLSTTSPMPGEDIEVTVTVRNESDSPMADVRVVDGVPDTLGVQEGAPRYLTSLLPGEEDEFTYTVTARRGVHEFQHATLVTRNVSGATKAHTTVDLPERVSCRAGIDGVPLGDRTISYTGRIETDTGGEGIEFYSVRKYQRSDPMSRIDWKRFARTGELRTVEFRQSRAASIVVVVDTRYESRISRRPEEPDGVELSMYAAGRLCGSLLKEGNRVGLARYGGTFDYLEPGTGDEQAVRIRQNLSLAASTTIPVADGVDDAANDGGADSWQGDPEPSESDDAAPTPTADGGWRVDWLRRRIPNEAQVVFVTPMMDDGPFETLRRLRAAGHEVRVVSPDVTSGETSGAKLERIKRDTRLRTLRGRKTKVIEWSPDQPLFAAIEVAMRRWSS encoded by the coding sequence ATGACGATAGAAGACACTGGACGCTGGAACGTCGGCCTGACCGCCGCCCTCGTGACGGGTGCGCTCGGGCTGTTCACCAAGAACACGACGCTGTTCCTCGCGGCCGCCATCGGCCTGAGCTACGCGGCCTATGGCTACGCGACCCGTCCCCCGTCGCTCGACGTCGGGCTGGAACGGTCGCTCTCGACCACCTCCCCCATGCCGGGCGAGGACATCGAGGTGACGGTCACGGTCCGGAACGAGTCGGATTCGCCGATGGCAGACGTCCGGGTCGTCGACGGCGTGCCGGATACACTGGGGGTCCAGGAAGGTGCACCCCGCTACCTAACCAGCCTGCTCCCGGGCGAGGAAGACGAGTTTACGTACACCGTCACGGCCCGTCGTGGCGTCCACGAGTTCCAGCACGCGACCCTGGTCACGCGCAACGTCAGTGGCGCGACGAAGGCCCACACCACGGTCGACCTCCCCGAGCGCGTCTCCTGCCGGGCGGGCATCGACGGCGTGCCGCTGGGAGACCGGACCATCTCCTACACCGGGCGCATCGAGACCGACACCGGGGGCGAGGGCATCGAGTTCTACTCGGTGCGCAAGTACCAGCGCTCGGACCCGATGAGCCGCATCGACTGGAAGCGGTTCGCGCGAACCGGCGAACTCCGGACGGTCGAGTTCCGCCAGAGCCGGGCCGCGAGCATCGTCGTGGTCGTCGACACGCGGTACGAGTCGCGCATCTCGCGTCGTCCCGAGGAACCGGACGGCGTCGAACTCTCGATGTACGCGGCCGGCCGCCTCTGCGGGTCGCTGCTGAAAGAGGGCAACCGCGTCGGCCTCGCCCGCTACGGCGGGACCTTCGACTACCTCGAACCGGGCACCGGTGACGAGCAGGCCGTGCGCATCCGCCAGAACCTGAGCCTGGCCGCCTCGACCACCATCCCGGTCGCCGACGGCGTGGACGACGCGGCGAACGACGGCGGTGCCGACAGCTGGCAGGGTGACCCCGAACCATCCGAGAGCGACGACGCGGCACCGACACCGACCGCCGACGGCGGCTGGCGCGTCGACTGGCTGCGGCGGCGCATCCCGAACGAGGCACAGGTCGTCTTCGTCACCCCGATGATGGACGACGGCCCGTTCGAGACGCTCCGTCGCCTGCGGGCGGCTGGCCACGAGGTCCGCGTCGTCTCACCGGACGTGACCTCGGGTGAGACGTCGGGGGCCAAGTTGGAACGGATCAAGCGCGATACGCGCCTCAGAACGCTCCGGGGCCGGAAGACGAAGGTCATCGAGTGGTCGCCGGACCAGCCGCTGTTCGCTGCCATCGAGGTGGCGATGCGGAGGTGGTCGTCGTGA